In Methylomonas sp. MK1, the following are encoded in one genomic region:
- a CDS encoding DUF4381 domain-containing protein, with the protein MEPLPLKDIHLPDSVTFWPPAPGWWLLAVLLPLLIFLCRYFYKRIRRQTAAKTAAKLLSAIRRDRGADARQTLAALSALLRRVAISTAPRSDAASLRGEAWLSYLDQSLPDAPFSQGPGRCLADGHYRQTPPSDAELEALFELCERWLKQQAKKR; encoded by the coding sequence ATGGAACCATTGCCTTTAAAAGATATTCATTTGCCCGATTCGGTGACATTTTGGCCGCCGGCGCCGGGCTGGTGGTTGTTAGCGGTATTGTTGCCGTTACTGATTTTTTTGTGCCGTTATTTTTATAAACGCATCCGCCGCCAGACTGCGGCCAAAACTGCCGCCAAGTTGTTGTCCGCCATTCGCCGGGATAGAGGGGCCGATGCCAGACAGACCCTGGCGGCCTTGTCCGCCTTGTTGCGGCGCGTAGCCATCAGTACCGCGCCGCGTAGCGATGCGGCCAGCTTGCGTGGCGAGGCTTGGCTGAGCTACCTGGACCAATCCTTGCCGGATGCACCGTTTAGTCAAGGTCCCGGCCGTTGTCTAGCCGACGGCCATTACCGGCAAACACCACCGTCCGACGCAGAACTGGAGGCGTTATTCGAGTTGTGCGAACGCTGGTTGAAGCAGCAGGCGAAAAAAAGATGA
- a CDS encoding vWA domain-containing protein: protein MIELHWPWLLWLLPLPLLLRWLLPARAVAQQAALKVPFLDDFGPSASRVVSSDRRWPLWLAALAWVCLLVAAARPQWLGEPIEQAVSGRDLMLAVDVSGSMQEEDFILGKQRVDRLTAIKQVAGDFIQRRVGDRLGLILFGTQAYLHVPLTFDRKTVQTLLHEAFIGITEDDPKTSIGDAIGLAIKRLQQQQDASRVLILLTDGANTAGELTPLKAAELAAEHKLKIYTIGIGADEVLVRSLFGTRRVNPSADLDEKTLTAIADATGGHYFRARNTEELEKIYRMLDQLEPVEKDKQYFRPRSELFYWPLGLALLLTGWLTLARLRWS from the coding sequence ATGATCGAATTGCACTGGCCTTGGTTGTTATGGTTGTTACCGCTACCGCTGTTATTGCGTTGGCTGTTGCCGGCACGTGCCGTCGCCCAACAAGCGGCATTGAAAGTACCGTTTCTGGACGATTTCGGCCCCAGCGCCAGTCGGGTAGTCAGCAGCGATAGGCGCTGGCCGCTGTGGTTGGCGGCGTTGGCCTGGGTATGTTTGCTGGTGGCGGCCGCTCGTCCGCAATGGCTGGGCGAACCCATCGAGCAAGCAGTCAGCGGCCGCGACTTGATGCTGGCTGTGGACGTGTCCGGCAGTATGCAGGAGGAAGATTTCATCCTCGGCAAGCAGCGCGTCGATCGGTTAACTGCCATCAAGCAAGTGGCCGGCGATTTTATTCAACGCCGGGTCGGCGACCGCTTGGGTTTGATCCTGTTCGGTACGCAAGCCTATTTACATGTGCCGTTGACCTTTGATCGCAAGACTGTGCAAACCCTGCTGCACGAGGCGTTTATCGGCATTACCGAGGACGACCCGAAAACCTCGATAGGCGACGCTATCGGTTTGGCAATCAAACGTCTGCAACAGCAGCAAGATGCCAGCCGGGTGTTGATTTTGTTGACCGACGGCGCCAATACCGCCGGGGAGTTGACGCCTTTGAAAGCTGCTGAACTGGCTGCAGAACACAAACTGAAAATCTACACGATAGGCATAGGCGCCGACGAAGTGTTGGTGCGCAGCCTGTTCGGCACCCGCCGCGTCAACCCCTCCGCCGATCTGGACGAAAAGACTCTGACCGCGATTGCCGACGCCACCGGTGGCCATTATTTCCGGGCTCGAAACACCGAAGAGCTGGAAAAAATCTACCGCATGCTGGATCAACTGGAACCGGTTGAAAAAGACAAACAATACTTCCGGCCGCGCAGCGAATTGTTTTATTGGCCGCTGGGCCTGGCCTTGTTATTGACGGGCTGGTTAACCTTGGCCCGATTGAGGTGGTCATGA
- a CDS encoding vWA domain-containing protein codes for MNFADFHFLRPWWLLAVLPAALFLILLVRHRHGRGNWSEVCDAELLPFILQDKPLQQSRGNLFGAGFAALLTIVALAGPTWQRLPGPAFRNDAALVIALDLSKSMDAADIKPSRIGKARYKIADLLKQRKDGQTALLVYGGDAFTVTPLTNDTATIDSQLAALTTDIMPSPGSNTGVALNAAVALLRQAGLVKGHILLVTDGADADVAEQAEHWLGDYRLSVLAMGTPEGAPIQLQGAGFLKDSNGAIVVAKLDEAALSTLAQHGRGIYQPVTANDADVENLGRLFNSADTGGENLDSNLLLQQWDEKGPWLLLLVLPWAALQFRKGLLLALLCLLPLPKNSYALDWQSLWQTPDQRAKQAFEQQQYQQAAEQFDNPDWRAAAQYKAGQYQEAAETLKNTQSAEGHYNRGNALAKAGQLQEAVQAYQQALQLDPKHQDAKYNKELVEKKLKEQEQQNQQDQNQQDEQKQDKQKSSDQQQKQQQQDGKSDQDDKDSQQEQKPQDQQKADAKQDAEQNKAKEDQQSEAEAKQQAEPQPPKQEPTDQEKAAQATEKNETERANEQLLKRIPDEPTGLLKRKFKYQYGQRNRANQSGPAW; via the coding sequence ATGAATTTTGCCGATTTTCATTTCCTGCGGCCCTGGTGGTTGCTGGCTGTATTACCGGCCGCGCTGTTTTTGATCTTGTTGGTGCGGCATCGGCATGGGCGCGGTAACTGGAGCGAAGTCTGCGATGCCGAGTTGTTGCCCTTTATTTTGCAAGACAAACCGCTGCAACAGTCGCGCGGCAATTTGTTCGGCGCCGGTTTTGCCGCGTTGTTGACCATCGTTGCATTGGCCGGTCCGACCTGGCAGCGTTTGCCGGGCCCGGCTTTTAGAAACGACGCTGCGCTGGTGATTGCGCTGGATTTGTCCAAATCCATGGATGCCGCCGACATCAAACCCAGCCGTATCGGTAAGGCCCGCTACAAAATCGCCGATTTACTGAAGCAACGCAAGGACGGTCAAACCGCGCTGCTGGTCTACGGCGGCGATGCCTTTACCGTCACACCGTTGACCAACGATACCGCTACCATCGATAGCCAATTGGCCGCGCTGACCACCGACATCATGCCCAGTCCGGGCAGCAACACCGGCGTGGCGCTGAATGCGGCGGTGGCTTTGCTGCGCCAGGCTGGCCTGGTCAAGGGACATATCCTGCTGGTCACCGACGGCGCCGATGCCGATGTGGCCGAGCAGGCCGAACACTGGCTGGGCGATTATCGGCTCTCGGTACTGGCGATGGGTACGCCGGAAGGGGCGCCTATCCAGTTACAGGGGGCCGGGTTTTTAAAGGACAGTAATGGCGCTATCGTGGTCGCGAAGTTGGACGAGGCAGCGCTGAGCACGTTAGCCCAGCATGGTCGCGGTATTTATCAGCCGGTGACCGCAAACGATGCGGATGTCGAGAATTTGGGGCGTTTGTTCAATAGCGCCGACACCGGTGGCGAAAATTTGGATAGCAATCTGTTGTTGCAACAATGGGATGAAAAAGGTCCCTGGCTGCTGTTGTTAGTATTACCGTGGGCGGCTTTGCAATTTAGAAAAGGTTTGTTATTGGCCTTGCTGTGTTTATTGCCGTTGCCGAAGAACAGCTACGCGCTGGACTGGCAGAGCCTATGGCAAACGCCGGATCAGCGCGCCAAGCAGGCTTTCGAGCAACAGCAATATCAACAAGCTGCCGAGCAGTTCGACAACCCGGATTGGCGCGCCGCCGCCCAATACAAGGCCGGTCAATATCAAGAAGCCGCCGAGACCTTGAAAAACACCCAAAGCGCGGAAGGCCATTACAACCGCGGCAATGCCTTGGCTAAGGCCGGCCAGTTGCAGGAAGCCGTGCAAGCCTATCAACAGGCGCTGCAACTTGATCCTAAGCATCAGGATGCGAAATACAATAAGGAACTGGTCGAGAAGAAGCTGAAAGAACAGGAACAACAAAATCAGCAGGACCAAAATCAGCAAGACGAGCAAAAACAGGACAAACAGAAATCGTCCGATCAACAGCAAAAACAGCAACAGCAGGACGGCAAGTCTGATCAAGACGATAAAGACTCGCAGCAGGAGCAAAAGCCCCAAGACCAGCAAAAAGCCGACGCCAAGCAGGACGCGGAACAAAATAAGGCGAAAGAAGACCAACAGTCCGAAGCGGAGGCCAAACAGCAAGCTGAGCCGCAGCCGCCCAAGCAAGAGCCGACAGACCAGGAAAAAGCTGCGCAAGCCACGGAAAAAAATGAAACAGAACGTGCCAACGAGCAATTATTGAAGCGCATACCGGACGAGCCGACCGGCTTGTTGAAGCGTAAATTCAAATATCAATACGGTCAGCGCAATCGAGCTAACCAGTCCGGTCCTGCATGGTAA
- a CDS encoding hemolysin family protein, whose product MDIGLILILILINGVFAMSEMSLVSSGLARLQKLAGEKRAGARTALKLHKDPSRFLSTVQVGITSVGILSGALGEDALTEPLYRQLLNIPLLAPYAQSIALIATVFLITYCSVVIGELVPKRLALLHPERIAVFIARPMHTLSQIASPVVWLLSSSSTLILRLFGAHRPPQTSVTNEEIKLLMEIGAESGVFHASESHLVGNVLQLDEQMLGAAMTPRQQIYAIDLSDPDATVRAEIADCPYARAVICRDGLENVVGILQRSDLLKPAMAGAGLDIEPILHAPLYVPEAMTLRQLLEFFQEKRADLALVVDEYGDIEGLVTLSDVLKAIVGHLPSRTNLDIDVVQRSDGSWLVDGGLSIQRLKTVIGMDGNLPGEADNAYHTVGGFILFYLEKIPQVTDNFEFRQWRFEIVDIDGTRIDKVLVSQMPPDAAI is encoded by the coding sequence ATGGATATAGGCTTAATACTGATTTTGATCCTGATCAACGGCGTGTTTGCGATGTCGGAAATGTCGCTGGTCTCGTCCGGGCTGGCCCGCCTACAAAAACTGGCCGGCGAAAAACGCGCCGGTGCACGTACCGCACTGAAACTACATAAAGATCCGTCGCGGTTTTTATCCACGGTGCAGGTCGGCATCACGTCTGTCGGTATTCTCAGCGGTGCGTTGGGCGAGGATGCTTTGACCGAGCCTTTGTATCGGCAACTGCTGAACATCCCCCTGCTGGCGCCCTATGCCCAGAGTATTGCGCTGATCGCCACAGTCTTTCTGATTACTTATTGTTCCGTAGTCATCGGCGAACTGGTGCCCAAGCGGCTGGCTTTGCTGCATCCGGAGCGGATTGCGGTGTTTATCGCCCGGCCTATGCATACGCTGTCGCAGATTGCCAGTCCGGTCGTCTGGCTGCTGTCGTCGTCCAGCACGTTGATACTACGGCTATTCGGCGCGCATCGGCCGCCGCAGACCAGTGTCACCAACGAAGAAATCAAACTGCTGATGGAAATCGGTGCGGAATCCGGCGTGTTTCACGCCAGCGAAAGCCATTTGGTCGGCAACGTCTTGCAACTGGATGAACAAATGCTCGGCGCGGCCATGACGCCCCGTCAACAGATATACGCTATCGATTTAAGCGATCCGGACGCGACAGTGCGCGCCGAAATCGCCGACTGCCCCTACGCCCGGGCGGTAATCTGCCGAGACGGTCTGGAAAATGTGGTCGGAATCTTGCAAAGAAGCGATCTGCTGAAACCGGCAATGGCCGGAGCAGGCTTGGATATTGAGCCTATCCTGCATGCGCCGTTATATGTGCCGGAAGCCATGACGCTAAGGCAATTACTGGAGTTTTTCCAGGAAAAGCGAGCCGATCTGGCGCTGGTCGTAGACGAATATGGCGACATTGAGGGCTTGGTGACGCTCAGTGATGTGCTGAAAGCCATCGTCGGCCACCTGCCCAGTCGCACCAATCTGGACATTGATGTGGTGCAACGTAGCGATGGTTCGTGGTTGGTGGATGGCGGCTTATCGATTCAGCGTTTGAAAACGGTGATCGGTATGGACGGCAATTTACCCGGAGAGGCCGACAATGCCTATCACACTGTGGGCGGCTTCATTCTGTTTTACCTGGAAAAAATTCCCCAAGTAACGGACAACTTCGAATTCCGGCAATGGCGTTTCGAGATCGTCGATATCGACGGCACTCGCATTGACAAGGTGTTGGTTAGCCAAATGCCGCCCGACGCCGCAATTTAG
- a CDS encoding efflux RND transporter periplasmic adaptor subunit encodes MTSSLQTPFRSSPLMAALFLLSFALPAFGADLKPVLEASPALLKLLSIAEVKPGEVGESLNLSARVELDQHRVARIGASVTGRITEIDAMLGQAVKKGERLALLNSTELGKAQSDYLKAASQVNLRRITVKRAERLLESGVIAEAEFQERQSVLTEADVDLRAASDQLRVMGMSEADLKRLDKQRSIHSFSPVTASIDGVVIERNVAIGQVVQPADSLYTVADLSQLWLVAEIPEQQAHWARQGDQAFAEVPALPGQEVSGKLIYVADMVDSDTRTVTVRMALANPQRLFKPQMLATLKISKPGSQTLIVPSQAVVRENDKDFVFVDTGSARFELRPVRLGREEAQKRPLLEGLKAGEKIVVGGAFHLNNERLRSTLE; translated from the coding sequence ATGACCTCCTCGCTCCAGACTCCATTCCGCTCCTCGCCACTTATGGCAGCGCTATTTTTGCTGAGTTTTGCCTTACCCGCCTTTGGCGCCGATTTGAAACCGGTCCTGGAAGCCTCGCCCGCCTTGTTAAAGCTGCTGAGCATCGCCGAGGTTAAACCCGGCGAAGTCGGTGAATCTCTGAATCTTTCGGCCAGGGTGGAATTGGATCAACATAGGGTCGCGCGCATCGGTGCCTCGGTTACCGGGCGGATTACCGAAATCGATGCCATGCTCGGTCAAGCAGTGAAAAAGGGCGAACGTCTGGCGCTACTGAACAGTACCGAGTTGGGCAAAGCGCAGTCCGACTATTTGAAAGCCGCGTCTCAAGTCAATTTACGCCGGATTACCGTCAAACGCGCCGAGCGCTTGCTGGAAAGCGGTGTGATCGCGGAGGCCGAGTTTCAGGAGCGGCAGAGCGTGTTGACCGAAGCGGATGTTGATTTACGTGCTGCCAGCGATCAGTTGCGGGTGATGGGCATGAGCGAAGCCGATTTAAAACGCCTGGACAAACAACGCAGTATTCACTCCTTTTCGCCGGTTACCGCCAGCATAGACGGGGTGGTGATCGAGCGTAACGTCGCCATCGGCCAGGTGGTGCAGCCGGCGGACAGCTTGTATACCGTTGCGGATTTGTCGCAGCTATGGCTGGTTGCGGAAATTCCCGAGCAACAAGCGCATTGGGCGCGGCAAGGTGATCAAGCCTTCGCCGAGGTGCCGGCGTTGCCGGGGCAGGAGGTTAGCGGCAAGCTGATTTATGTCGCCGATATGGTCGATTCCGACACCCGCACGGTGACGGTGCGGATGGCCTTGGCCAATCCGCAGCGATTGTTCAAGCCGCAGATGCTGGCCACCTTGAAAATCAGCAAGCCCGGTTCGCAAACTTTAATCGTCCCCAGTCAGGCAGTGGTTAGGGAAAATGATAAGGATTTTGTGTTTGTCGACACCGGCTCAGCACGTTTTGAATTACGCCCGGTGCGGCTGGGTCGCGAAGAAGCCCAGAAACGACCCTTGCTGGAAGGCTTGAAAGCGGGTGAAAAAATTGTCGTGGGCGGTGCGTTTCATTTAAATAACGAACGCCTGCGCAGCACCTTGGAGTAA
- a CDS encoding efflux RND transporter permease subunit has translation MINSLIAAALHQRVLVAVLAVAVTLFGVRAVQQLSVDAFPDVTNIQVQIATEATGRSPDEVERLVTVPLEIAMAGLPGLEEMRSMNKNGLSLITLIFTDSTEVYFARQLVMERLIEVKQQMPEGINPVLGPVSTGLGEVYQYTLERDDDGQRALTQEELQQRREAQDWVVRPLLRGIPGVAEINSQGGYVKQYQVLVNPNRLHHYRISLNEVFEALARNNANSGGGVLAHYAEQYLIRGVGLINEVKDIGNIVLKEENAVPVHMHDVAEIKIGHEVRVGAVLKDGYTEAVGGVVMMLRGGNAKEVVSRIKARVADINAKGMLPHGLKIISYYDRSDLVDAALHTVTKVLLEGIVLVVIVLFLFLGDVRSSLIVVSTLIVTPLVTFIAMNQLGLSANLMSLGGLAIAIGLMVDGSVVVVENAFRLLGERKGRATSRVKVVMTAAQEVATPVLFGVGIIILVFLPLMTLQGMEGKMFAPLAYTIAIALLISLIVSLTLSPVLCAFLLEGHDGEHDTKLIAFIKRIYLRMLDWAMANRLKVVGGAVGVFAATLALLPLLGTSFIPEMKEGSIVPGINRMPNISLEESINVEMQAMKMVMEIPGVKTVVSGVGRGESPADPQAQNESTPIVTLKPREEWPKGWTQDDIADAMSAKLTENLPGMQVVMAQPISDRVDEMVTGVRSDVAVKVFGDDLAELKRLADAIAGVANSVNGARDIRVERLTGQQYLNITVDRQAIARHGLNAADIHDVIETAIAGKVATEIYQGERRFSAAVRLPEQFRNNIGAIDALMLTSANGARVPLGDVSNITLNDGPALISREMGKRRIVVGINVRDRDLGGFVAELQKAVADKVQLPEGYYLQWGGQFQNMERALGHLQMIIPVTIAAIFFLLFMLFKSLRFAALIILVLPFASIGGIITLFLSGEYLSVPASVGFIALWGIAVLNGVVLVSYIRSQRESGLSLDYAIRRGCEQRFRPVMMTATVALLGLVPFLFAIGPGSEVQKPLAIVVIGGLISSTLLTLVVLPVLYGWFDDRRDIHKPFSMK, from the coding sequence ATGATTAATAGCCTTATTGCAGCCGCTCTGCATCAGCGCGTGCTGGTGGCGGTGCTGGCGGTGGCGGTCACGCTGTTCGGGGTGCGCGCCGTGCAGCAGTTGTCGGTGGATGCGTTCCCGGATGTCACCAATATCCAGGTCCAAATCGCCACCGAAGCCACCGGCCGCTCGCCGGACGAAGTTGAACGTCTGGTCACCGTGCCCCTGGAAATAGCGATGGCCGGCCTGCCCGGCCTGGAAGAAATGCGTTCGATGAACAAAAACGGCTTGTCGTTGATTACCTTGATTTTCACCGATAGCACCGAAGTGTATTTTGCCCGGCAATTGGTGATGGAACGGCTGATAGAGGTGAAGCAGCAGATGCCGGAAGGTATCAATCCGGTGCTGGGGCCGGTGTCCACCGGTTTGGGCGAGGTCTATCAATACACCTTGGAACGCGACGACGACGGCCAGCGGGCCTTGACCCAGGAGGAATTGCAACAGCGCCGCGAAGCGCAGGACTGGGTGGTGCGGCCGCTGTTGCGTGGGATTCCCGGCGTCGCGGAAATCAATTCCCAGGGCGGCTATGTCAAGCAATACCAGGTCTTGGTCAATCCCAATCGCCTGCATCACTATCGGATTTCCTTGAATGAAGTATTCGAGGCGCTGGCCAGAAATAACGCCAACAGCGGCGGCGGCGTGCTGGCGCATTATGCCGAGCAATACCTGATTCGCGGCGTCGGTTTGATCAACGAAGTCAAAGACATCGGCAATATCGTCTTGAAGGAAGAAAACGCCGTGCCCGTGCATATGCACGATGTTGCCGAAATCAAAATCGGCCATGAAGTTCGGGTTGGCGCGGTCCTTAAGGATGGCTATACCGAAGCGGTCGGTGGCGTCGTTATGATGTTACGCGGCGGTAACGCCAAGGAAGTGGTGAGCCGGATCAAGGCGCGAGTGGCGGACATCAACGCGAAAGGCATGCTCCCGCATGGCCTGAAAATTATCTCCTATTACGACCGTAGCGATCTGGTCGATGCGGCCTTGCATACCGTGACCAAGGTTCTGCTGGAAGGTATCGTCTTGGTGGTGATCGTGTTGTTCCTGTTTTTGGGCGATGTGCGTTCCAGCCTGATCGTGGTCAGCACCTTGATCGTCACGCCCTTGGTGACGTTTATCGCGATGAATCAGCTCGGTCTTTCCGCTAATCTGATGTCGCTGGGCGGCTTGGCGATTGCGATTGGTTTAATGGTGGACGGCTCGGTGGTGGTGGTGGAAAACGCGTTTCGACTGCTCGGCGAACGCAAGGGCCGCGCCACCAGCCGGGTGAAAGTAGTGATGACCGCCGCGCAAGAAGTTGCGACACCAGTGCTGTTCGGCGTGGGTATCATCATATTGGTATTTTTACCGCTGATGACGCTGCAAGGCATGGAAGGCAAGATGTTCGCGCCGCTGGCGTATACCATCGCGATAGCGTTGCTGATTTCGCTGATCGTGTCGCTGACCTTGTCGCCGGTACTATGCGCTTTTTTACTGGAGGGGCACGACGGCGAGCACGACACTAAGCTGATCGCCTTCATTAAACGGATTTATTTACGAATGCTGGATTGGGCGATGGCCAATCGGTTGAAAGTGGTGGGCGGTGCGGTCGGCGTGTTTGCCGCCACGTTGGCCTTACTGCCCTTGCTGGGCACATCGTTCATTCCGGAGATGAAGGAAGGCTCCATCGTGCCGGGGATTAACCGGATGCCGAATATTTCGCTTGAGGAAAGCATCAATGTGGAAATGCAGGCGATGAAGATGGTGATGGAAATTCCCGGCGTGAAAACCGTGGTCAGCGGCGTGGGTCGCGGCGAAAGTCCGGCCGATCCGCAAGCGCAAAACGAATCGACGCCCATCGTTACGTTGAAACCGCGGGAAGAATGGCCGAAAGGCTGGACTCAGGACGATATAGCCGATGCGATGAGCGCGAAACTCACCGAAAATCTGCCCGGCATGCAGGTGGTGATGGCGCAGCCGATTTCCGACCGGGTGGACGAAATGGTCACCGGCGTGCGCTCCGATGTAGCGGTGAAAGTCTTCGGCGACGATCTGGCTGAACTGAAACGCCTGGCGGACGCTATTGCCGGCGTAGCCAACAGCGTGAACGGTGCTCGCGATATTCGGGTTGAGCGCCTGACCGGTCAGCAATATTTAAATATCACCGTCGATAGGCAAGCCATCGCCCGCCACGGTTTGAATGCAGCGGACATTCACGACGTCATAGAAACCGCGATAGCCGGCAAGGTGGCGACCGAGATTTATCAAGGCGAACGGCGCTTTTCGGCGGCGGTGCGTTTGCCGGAGCAATTTCGGAATAATATCGGCGCTATCGACGCGTTGATGCTGACCTCCGCGAACGGCGCGCGCGTGCCGCTGGGCGATGTCAGCAACATCACCTTAAACGACGGCCCGGCCTTGATCAGCCGGGAAATGGGTAAACGCCGCATCGTGGTGGGTATAAACGTTCGCGACCGGGATTTGGGCGGCTTCGTCGCCGAGCTGCAAAAAGCCGTGGCCGACAAGGTGCAATTGCCGGAAGGCTATTATTTGCAATGGGGAGGCCAGTTCCAGAATATGGAACGAGCTTTGGGACATTTGCAGATGATCATCCCGGTCACCATCGCGGCGATTTTCTTTTTGTTGTTTATGCTGTTTAAATCGCTGCGCTTTGCCGCATTAATTATTCTGGTGCTGCCGTTTGCGTCGATTGGCGGCATCATCACGCTGTTTCTCAGCGGCGAGTACCTGTCGGTGCCGGCTTCGGTGGGATTCATCGCCTTGTGGGGCATAGCGGTGCTGAATGGCGTGGTATTGGTGTCGTATATCCGTTCGCAGCGGGAAAGCGGCCTGAGTCTGGATTATGCGATACGGCGCGGTTGCGAACAGCGTTTTCGGCCGGTGATGATGACGGCCACGGTGGCCTTGCTGGGTCTGGTGCCGTTTTTGTTTGCCATCGGCCCCGGTTCCGAAGTGCAAAAGCCCTTGGCTATCGTGGTGATAGGCGGCTTGATTAGTTCCACGCTGCTGACGCTGGTGGTATTGCCGGTGTTATACGGATGGTTCGATGATCGCCGCGATATACATAAACCTTTTTCGATGAAGTAA
- a CDS encoding BatD family protein: MHRHYCAWLLYGLLMLLSTAIQAAEIQVAVDRNPVGLNESFQITFTASEDPDGNPDFAPLQENFEILSQQRSSNSSWVNGKSSRSEQWVLRAMAKQAGELFIPPIAFGADSSKPLKLVVNENTAAPQGNDDIFLDVTATPEQPYVQSQVLYTLKLFRKVQITQASLSEPEIKDALVEKLGEDSTYATQIKGVDYWVTERKYAIFPQQSGVFTIAPLILNAEYLSNQRQPRFNGFFNRPDTETRRVASKAITLNVQAVPASFKGPNWLSAESLKLSETWSDSSLQTKVGEPLTRTLTLSAKGATVGQLPELLDKTAIDGIKTYPDQPVLKEDKESDGLTALREEKIAFIPSKPGEYSLPALDIVWFNTKTQKTETAHLPSVKLTALAGATDTQVPATPATSSAPQEPATSPVTTSPITVTSSSDTRIWQAVSATLALGWLLTIVVLYRRPSTKGSTAKRVELVPETALEKTLKRACWENNPQAAKQALLQWGKAEFGAESLGAIAAHCTGALREEILALNRLLYSGRNQDWQGRNLWQAFSTKPAATSGEGKSNDGLEPLFKI, encoded by the coding sequence ATGCATAGACATTATTGCGCGTGGCTGTTGTATGGCCTGTTAATGCTGTTGAGCACCGCGATACAGGCGGCGGAGATTCAAGTGGCGGTTGATCGCAATCCGGTCGGCCTTAACGAATCGTTTCAGATTACCTTCACGGCCAGCGAAGATCCGGACGGCAACCCCGATTTCGCGCCCTTGCAGGAAAATTTCGAAATTCTCAGTCAGCAACGCAGCAGTAATTCGTCGTGGGTGAATGGCAAGAGCAGTCGTAGCGAACAGTGGGTTTTGCGGGCGATGGCCAAACAAGCCGGCGAGTTGTTCATTCCGCCGATTGCCTTCGGCGCCGACAGCAGCAAGCCTTTGAAACTGGTCGTCAACGAAAATACCGCCGCTCCGCAAGGCAACGACGACATATTTCTGGACGTGACAGCCACGCCCGAGCAACCTTACGTGCAGTCGCAGGTGTTGTACACGCTGAAGTTGTTCCGCAAAGTACAGATTACCCAGGCCAGTCTTAGCGAGCCGGAGATCAAGGATGCGCTAGTCGAAAAACTGGGCGAGGACAGTACCTACGCCACCCAGATCAAGGGCGTGGATTATTGGGTGACGGAACGCAAATATGCCATTTTTCCGCAGCAAAGCGGCGTGTTTACCATTGCGCCGTTGATCTTGAATGCCGAATACCTGAGCAATCAACGCCAACCGCGTTTTAACGGCTTCTTCAATCGGCCGGATACAGAAACCCGGCGGGTGGCTTCCAAAGCCATCACTTTAAACGTACAAGCGGTGCCGGCCAGCTTTAAAGGCCCGAACTGGTTGAGCGCCGAGTCATTAAAACTTAGCGAAACCTGGTCCGACTCTAGCCTGCAAACCAAAGTCGGCGAACCCTTGACCCGCACGCTGACGCTCAGCGCGAAAGGTGCCACGGTGGGCCAGTTACCGGAGTTGCTCGATAAGACCGCTATCGACGGTATCAAAACCTATCCGGATCAACCAGTGCTGAAGGAAGATAAGGAAAGCGACGGCTTGACCGCACTGCGCGAGGAAAAAATTGCCTTCATCCCTTCCAAGCCCGGCGAATACAGTTTGCCGGCGCTGGACATCGTTTGGTTCAACACCAAAACCCAGAAAACGGAAACCGCGCATCTGCCCAGCGTCAAGCTGACCGCTTTGGCCGGCGCAACGGATACGCAAGTGCCGGCTACGCCCGCTACATCGAGTGCGCCGCAAGAGCCGGCAACCAGCCCAGTGACCACGTCGCCGATTACTGTTACCAGCAGCAGCGATACCCGTATTTGGCAAGCGGTATCGGCGACTTTGGCACTGGGCTGGTTGCTGACTATCGTTGTGTTGTATCGTCGCCCATCCACCAAAGGTTCAACGGCCAAACGCGTTGAGCTTGTGCCGGAAACCGCGCTGGAAAAGACCCTGAAACGCGCTTGTTGGGAAAATAACCCGCAGGCCGCCAAACAGGCCTTGCTGCAATGGGGTAAGGCCGAGTTCGGCGCGGAGAGTTTGGGGGCGATTGCGGCGCATTGTACCGGGGCACTCCGTGAAGAGATTTTGGCACTGAATCGCTTGTTATATTCCGGGCGGAATCAGGATTGGCAAGGCCGGAATCTTTGGCAGGCATTTTCTACCAAACCCGCAGCGACCAGCGGCGAGGGGAAAAGCAACGACGGTTTAGAGCCCTTGTTCAAGATCTAA